The window TATCGCCAGAAGAAACACCAGTTCCACCTtcaaaaaaatccaaatccatTGCAAGAACTCTCTCGAAAACACGAAGACGGATTTCGTAAATGGCATTCAACGCCGCATCCCATATGAAGGCTTCTTGACAGTAACTCGCAACGAAACGAGCGAACACCAAACTCCCCAAAACCAGACTCTGATCCCACAACTTGATTGCATCGACCTTATCGATAATCGAAGAAAATTTCCCAATCTTAGGTACGATtagagatagagagaaaacGGAGACAACACTACAGAGCCAACCAGCAAGGATATGCTTCCGCTGAGAGAGAATATACGGAACTAGAGTTTTGAAGGTGTGAAAAGTGCGAAGAAGGGGGCGATACGATTGGGATTGAGAATGTTCGATTGTGGGGTTAGAGGAATTGATGGATTTGAATGGTAATAGCTTGGTATGGATACGAAGATTTGGGATTTTAGATTCGAACCTGGAgacatgaaaagaaattggTTTGAGATTGGAGAAGAGAATCTGagaatttgaaagaagaagagaagattgAAGAGCAGTGAACATTTTTCCGTTGGAAAGCGCgcgaagaaaatgaagaagaagagttctACATTTTCTGGAATGGCTTCAAACGAGAAGGACACGAGAAGAGTCAAAAAAATGGGTAGAAATAACCCTTCTAAGTTTCGCTTTTCCAAAAACTAACCCATTTTGTAAGAATatgttataatagtttttgttGGTACTTCGGAGATCGATTGCCAAAACCTTTGTAAAATTTTGCTCAATGAGTTAAGATTGCAATATCCATTGTCCTATTTAATTTGTGacctaaaattattttagaaagcaaataatttagtaaaaaaacaaaaataataattttttttattgagatgatgataactttaaattttaaagttaaaattcaaaaattgtaAGAACTCTTAGTTCGtcgttatttaattttttaaaaagaaacaccaacaataaatgtcaaataagTTTTAGttacttttattatatcttttgttttgaatgatAAGTCTAACtttctattaattttgtaattattttttaatggttgAATTCATACCTTTAGTAATTAACCATATATAGTTTGGGAGACCATTGTTAATGGTGCATTCAATACCatagtgaaaataaaaattcttcaaaaattaattatttgttttctcgTTCTcttattatatgtttttacaataatgaaattaatttctgGGATTTTATCATGTTTTTTCACTTGAATTTGATTGTCTGTGTATATAAAGtactaaaaatgtttttcgttttttttatcaatgtgtactttttagaaaaattaaaatgaagacAACATTTTATAACTATgtaagatttgatttttagttcATATCTTTATTCaacccatttttttttatctatttagtACGAATTAAGCaactaaaagtaaataaaaaaataataccaaCAATTCTCAAGTagggtttatatatatttaatagcataaaattatgtaacaacatatatatatatatataaatcaaaacaaaaattaataaaaaaaatctctctttcttttgatattctaacaaaagaaaaaccattttctcACCATAAACTTTTTAACCATTTTCCCATTAAACAACACacatcaaacaaaacataaaagagaagaaaaaaaaaagatgattaaTTAAGAGTGAGGGAGGATCGAGCAAAgttgagagaaaattaaaCGAATTAGTTTTCACGCAATTTCTTAACAATGGCAAAGGCTGCCACCGCTACGGCAGCGATGATGCCGGAGACGATGAACGTTGTCTTCAATGTTTGCAttgcttccttcttcttctttgctctCTTCCGCTCGTCTTCCGCTGCTTTTCTCTTCTCATGTTCctgaaatatatatgtgttacacattattatttttctcttattcCATTACATTCTCACTTAAAATATCACTGTTAGTGTTATTCAAACTTATCGATCTTTGTCgatgagaaaacaaaaaagttagcTTGACCTTAGCTTCCAAAGATGTAGCAACTTGAGAGGAAACGGGATCGACTTCAACGTGCTTGTTATCTCCTGGATTTAGTTCTCTCTCCACGTCCACAGCTGGAAACCCTTCCCCATCTCTTCCTTGGCTtcccattctttttctttttgttcttttcttttcttgttttcttcttttttttttctttcctttttcctttctttctttctttctttttttttttttaaatgttttttccccttttcttctttttatttatgtttgagaAAACAGAAACGAAAAGCAAACTTATTGGCTTCGGTCATTATATTCACTTCCAAGTGAAAGGGTTACACTGGCACGTGGAGACAATCTAATGGTTCGATTTTGATTAACTACCAATCAGGAActgctttcttttattaacCGTCAACGTCCCGTGAATGCCGTCGGGACTTGCTTGTTTTGCTGTTTTtagttataatattaaatttcagtaattaaaataaatattttaaagctttttctttttttggaaattgtttttttataagacAAGTTTGTGGAAGAATAATTTGAGGTAATcataattagttaaaaatcAAAGTGTATTTGATTTGAACATTTGCTTTATTACACCAATAAACtgtcattttcttaaaactatCTATTCGATCTCTCTAAAGTACTATTTCATGAAAGTTTTTAGATAGAATTTGACATCTAAAACAGATGTGACGGTAGCTTCAAGATTGTTggttccttttttcttctttcttattcttcCATTCACAACTTAATTGTGTGGGTAGTTGGTCAATTCATAGTCTATGCCAACTTCGACATTGAaactaatttgtttgaagatgTTATTGGTAGAGCTGTTCAAATTATTAAGATCTCATTTaatgattatttgattttttgttttcaaaacttgtgTCTATGGATTTGGAAAACGCAAAGAGAAAAGTagatatacttttaaaatcgAATTGATGCAGCAACATTTATTTGACCTGGATTATTCTTGAATCTATACTGTTAAAAAGAGTGAAtctggtaaaagaaaaagggtgaGAGGTTAGAGACCAATGAGTAGAGTGTTGAGCAAAAGGAGTTGAGAGAAAAggtagaagaaaagaatatgttaGTTAGGGCTGTCAACAATACAAGGTCATGAAACTGCAACAAGAAGCACATTTGAACGTATAGATAAAACTCATACACACCATTTCAACagcaacaaaatcaaaaggcCATATTTTAAACAGTTATCACCACTCCCCACCAGcataaaatgaaagagagagaaccATACGTGATTCAAGTAATATCCTTCAGTTCATTCAACGCCAAGCTTCAGCTAGCTCCGTCCTCGAATTCAATCGCCCGAcaattccatttttcttcccCAACCTTTGTGTAGCCCCTGTCGTGTGAACCTTCACTGACTCATTCACCTTCTTGGTGCCTTTCTTCAGATTCAAACTGTTCGATCGATCGAGGTTATTCTTTCGACAACTTTGAGCTGTCCTGACTTGGCTTGCGAGACCACTCTCCTGTTCTTCATTTACCAAAGAGTTTACTTCTGATACAATCTCGCAGGGACAGTTGTTAGCTAGTGACTGGCTTCCTCCTGGAATGATGTTTTCAATGGAAGACAGAAGACTTTGTGACCCAGTTTTAGCTGTACAATTATTTTCACATGGATGAAGAGGGCTCTCAGAAGTAGGTTCTTCAGTTACAAATACTTGTTCATCTTCAGCTTCGTCGTTCTTGATCTCATTTTGTGAGTCTAGATAAAACTGCGATGCACTTTGGTGCCCATCCTCGTCTGATGGGTTTATGCGCAAGACAGGAGCCGACTCAACAACCAAATCTTCTCTGTCCTTTAGTGTCTTCTCAATGAGAGTCTTGAGGAAGTTCATCACTTTGACTGCATACATCAAGGCAGTTAAAGGATCGGCCATCTGCAAGAACAGATGAGTACTATTACACCTCAAATCGCACTCTTTCTATTATGTTGTCATGAGCAAATCAGAGACTCGACCATAAGACCACAAATGCGATTAGGTCCGTGTGAACCAAGAACAGGATTGGTGCATCTAATGAATAATGATAAGGGCAGCGTGTCCAACCAAAGAATATTTCACATAAGATAATGGTATTTTCAGAGCATAATTACCCAGCCTATTTTGATTTCCAGTTCTCGACTTTTTCATCAtctaataactaaaatttaagagATGTGATCCTATCTAAAGTACAAAGAAGGGGTTAAGGAAATGCCATACTCACTTGAGTCATATTGGGGGCAAAAACCATTGCAACATTACGGGCATTCATCTTGTTCTGATGTTCGAACTGCACGACATCAGCCATTAAGTTTACGGCCCAATCAAGAAGCGCAGCTTCTGTAGCGGGAAGGAGTCTTGCTAGCTCAGCACATTCTTCTTCGGTCTGTGCCTCCATCACCTGTTCTGGTGAGAGGGTATCCAACACACCAGTTGGAAGTTCTCGAAACCAGGCCTACAATAAATGCAAAGTCATCtcagtatattttttttctattcaccGAGTTAATTCTAAAAGACAAGATCAGCAGCGAATGCATACAAGAGAGGTGAAGAATTGATAATCAATCATAAGATGACGGTTACCAACTGGTTAATGATAGAAAAATTGTCATTAGTCATGCACCATGTAGTACCTTTATGAGACCTGCCAAGCAGTGGACATCGACTCCATCTGGCACCACACCTCGATTTAACTGGTCCCGAACAAATTCCTCTTGACTGTTCCCAGCAGTAATCCTGAAAATTCCTTCTGCCTACAGGTTTAGATcaataattcattttctacCCGAAATTGTCGAATGACGAGGAAAATacaaatgaataaaacaataatcataataatatgAAAGCAAGAACATTGTAGATACCTCCAGGCCTCCTTGAGTATACAAATGTTTTTGCATTAACAGGAGTATCATGGGGACGCTGTTTCCTCTTGAATCAAAGGAAAGCTGCATAGACTCTGTAGATACACCGAAAACATTTGCACTGCAAATAAAAGCTTTCATTGTCAAGAGGAGCAATACGATTTATATCACTAGTAATAATAGTAGTTTTTGTAAGATGAAACAGCAAAAGGAAGAATCAGATCTAGCTTTCTTTCCCACAACAGCAACCTAGAAAAAAATTCTACCTCAATAGGAACTCATTAGAAAACAATCACAGTCCTAAATTCCCAAAGGAACCACAT of the Cucumis sativus cultivar 9930 chromosome 3, Cucumber_9930_V3, whole genome shotgun sequence genome contains:
- the LOC105434975 gene encoding uncharacterized protein LOC105434975, whose protein sequence is MGSQGRDGEGFPAVDVERELNPGDNKHVEVDPVSSQVATSLEAKEHEKRKAAEDERKRAKKKKEAMQTLKTTFIVSGIIAAVAVAAFAIVKKLREN
- the LOC101203345 gene encoding rho GTPase-activating protein 1 isoform X2, coding for MEIGWPSNVRHVAHVTFDRFNGFLGLPVEFELEVPRRAPSASANVFGVSTESMQLSFDSRGNSVPMILLLMQKHLYTQGGLEAEGIFRITAGNSQEEFVRDQLNRGVVPDGVDVHCLAGLIKAWFRELPTGVLDTLSPEQVMEAQTEEECAELARLLPATEAALLDWAVNLMADVVQFEHQNKMNARNVAMVFAPNMTQMADPLTALMYAVKVMNFLKTLIEKTLKDREDLVVESAPVLRINPSDEDGHQSASQFYLDSQNEIKNDEAEDEQVFVTEEPTSESPLHPCENNCTAKTGSQSLLSSIENIIPGGSQSLANNCPCEIVSEVNSLVNEEQESGLASQVRTAQSCRKNNLDRSNSLNLKKGTKKVNESVKVHTTGATQRLGKKNGIVGRLNSRTELAEAWR
- the LOC101203345 gene encoding rho GTPase-activating protein 5 isoform X1; the protein is MTDVLQRSPSHFPSPSSSSSANDGSHPHTLINSPTINHCLQFHLGSEEEEEEEEEEERDREGDQLSLLTLLVAAFRKSLIGCRSTSSGSARTASQNLSSMEIGWPSNVRHVAHVTFDRFNGFLGLPVEFELEVPRRAPSASANVFGVSTESMQLSFDSRGNSVPMILLLMQKHLYTQGGLEAEGIFRITAGNSQEEFVRDQLNRGVVPDGVDVHCLAGLIKAWFRELPTGVLDTLSPEQVMEAQTEEECAELARLLPATEAALLDWAVNLMADVVQFEHQNKMNARNVAMVFAPNMTQMADPLTALMYAVKVMNFLKTLIEKTLKDREDLVVESAPVLRINPSDEDGHQSASQFYLDSQNEIKNDEAEDEQVFVTEEPTSESPLHPCENNCTAKTGSQSLLSSIENIIPGGSQSLANNCPCEIVSEVNSLVNEEQESGLASQVRTAQSCRKNNLDRSNSLNLKKGTKKVNESVKVHTTGATQRLGKKNGIVGRLNSRTELAEAWR
- the LOC101203345 gene encoding rho GTPase-activating protein 1 isoform X3; amino-acid sequence: MQLSFDSRGNSVPMILLLMQKHLYTQGGLEAEGIFRITAGNSQEEFVRDQLNRGVVPDGVDVHCLAGLIKAWFRELPTGVLDTLSPEQVMEAQTEEECAELARLLPATEAALLDWAVNLMADVVQFEHQNKMNARNVAMVFAPNMTQMADPLTALMYAVKVMNFLKTLIEKTLKDREDLVVESAPVLRINPSDEDGHQSASQFYLDSQNEIKNDEAEDEQVFVTEEPTSESPLHPCENNCTAKTGSQSLLSSIENIIPGGSQSLANNCPCEIVSEVNSLVNEEQESGLASQVRTAQSCRKNNLDRSNSLNLKKGTKKVNESVKVHTTGATQRLGKKNGIVGRLNSRTELAEAWR